The Apodemus sylvaticus chromosome 22, mApoSyl1.1, whole genome shotgun sequence genome includes a region encoding these proteins:
- the Kctd10 gene encoding BTB/POZ domain-containing adapter for CUL3-mediated RhoA degradation protein 3 isoform X1 — MEEMSGESVVSSAVPAAATRTTSFKGASPSSKYVKLNVGGALYYTTMQTLTKQDTMLKAMFSGRMEVLTDSEGWILIDRCGKHFGTILNYLRDGAVPLPESRREIEELLAEAKYYLVQGLLEECQAALQQNKDTYEPFCKVPVITSSKEEQRLIATSNKPAVKLLYNRSNNKYSYTSNSDDNMLKNIELFDKLSLRFNGRVLFIKDVIGDEICCWSFYGQGRKIAEVCCTSIVYATEKKQTKVEFPEARIYEETLNILLYEAQDGRGPDNALLEATGGAAGRSHHLDEDEERERERIERVRRIHIKRPDDRAHLHQ; from the exons ATG GAAGAGATGTCAGGAGAAAGTGTGGTGAGCTCAGCGGTGCCAGCGGCTGCTACCCGCACCACCTCCTTCAAGGGCGCCAGTCCCAGTTCCAAGTATGTGAAGCTGAACGTTGGTGGAGCCCTCTACTACACCACCATGCAGACACTCACCAAGCAGGACACCATGCTGAAGGCCATGTTCAGTGGGCGCATGGAGGTGCTCACGGACAGCGAAG GCTGGATCCTCATCGACCGCTGTGGGAAGCACTTTGGGACAATCCTCAACTACCTTCGAGATGGGGCTGTGCCCTTGCCCGAGAGCCGCCGGGAGATCGAGGAGCTGCTAGCGGAGGCCAAGTACTACTTGGTGCAGGGCCTGCTAGAAGAGTGCCAGGCAGCCCTACAG CAGAACAAAGATACTTATGAGCCCTTCTGCAAGGTTCCTGTCATCACGTCCTCCAAGGAAGAACAGAGGCTTATAGCGACTTCAAACAAG CCAGCGGTAAAGCTGCTGTACAACAGAAGCAACAACAAATACTCCTACACCAG CAATTCTGATGACAACATGTTGAAAAACATCGAACTGTTCGATAAGCTTTCCCTGCGCTTTAACGGGAGGGTCCTGTTCATAAAGGATGTCATCGGGGATGAGATCTGCTGTTGGTCATTTTACGGCCAGGGCCGAAAAATTGCTGAAGTCTGTTGTACCTCCATCGTCTACGCCACAGAGAAGAAGCAGACCAAG GTTGAGTTCCCCGAAGCCCGCATTTATGAGGAGACCCTGAATATCTTGCTGTATGAGGCCCAGGATGGCCGAGGACCTGACAATGCACTCCTGGAGGCCACGGGCGGGGCGGCTGGCCGCTCACATCACCTGGACGAGGACGAGGAACGGGAGCGGGAGCGGATCGAGCGCGTGCGGAGAATCCACATCAAGCGCCCAGACGACCGGGCCCACCTCCACCAGTGA
- the Kctd10 gene encoding BTB/POZ domain-containing adapter for CUL3-mediated RhoA degradation protein 3 isoform X2, whose protein sequence is MEEMSGESVVSSAVPAAATRTTSFKGASPSSKYVKLNVGGALYYTTMQTLTKQDTMLKAMFSGRMEVLTDSEGWILIDRCGKHFGTILNYLRDGAVPLPESRREIEELLAEAKYYLVQGLLEECQAALQNKDTYEPFCKVPVITSSKEEQRLIATSNKPAVKLLYNRSNNKYSYTSNSDDNMLKNIELFDKLSLRFNGRVLFIKDVIGDEICCWSFYGQGRKIAEVCCTSIVYATEKKQTKVEFPEARIYEETLNILLYEAQDGRGPDNALLEATGGAAGRSHHLDEDEERERERIERVRRIHIKRPDDRAHLHQ, encoded by the exons ATG GAAGAGATGTCAGGAGAAAGTGTGGTGAGCTCAGCGGTGCCAGCGGCTGCTACCCGCACCACCTCCTTCAAGGGCGCCAGTCCCAGTTCCAAGTATGTGAAGCTGAACGTTGGTGGAGCCCTCTACTACACCACCATGCAGACACTCACCAAGCAGGACACCATGCTGAAGGCCATGTTCAGTGGGCGCATGGAGGTGCTCACGGACAGCGAAG GCTGGATCCTCATCGACCGCTGTGGGAAGCACTTTGGGACAATCCTCAACTACCTTCGAGATGGGGCTGTGCCCTTGCCCGAGAGCCGCCGGGAGATCGAGGAGCTGCTAGCGGAGGCCAAGTACTACTTGGTGCAGGGCCTGCTAGAAGAGTGCCAGGCAGCCCTACAG AACAAAGATACTTATGAGCCCTTCTGCAAGGTTCCTGTCATCACGTCCTCCAAGGAAGAACAGAGGCTTATAGCGACTTCAAACAAG CCAGCGGTAAAGCTGCTGTACAACAGAAGCAACAACAAATACTCCTACACCAG CAATTCTGATGACAACATGTTGAAAAACATCGAACTGTTCGATAAGCTTTCCCTGCGCTTTAACGGGAGGGTCCTGTTCATAAAGGATGTCATCGGGGATGAGATCTGCTGTTGGTCATTTTACGGCCAGGGCCGAAAAATTGCTGAAGTCTGTTGTACCTCCATCGTCTACGCCACAGAGAAGAAGCAGACCAAG GTTGAGTTCCCCGAAGCCCGCATTTATGAGGAGACCCTGAATATCTTGCTGTATGAGGCCCAGGATGGCCGAGGACCTGACAATGCACTCCTGGAGGCCACGGGCGGGGCGGCTGGCCGCTCACATCACCTGGACGAGGACGAGGAACGGGAGCGGGAGCGGATCGAGCGCGTGCGGAGAATCCACATCAAGCGCCCAGACGACCGGGCCCACCTCCACCAGTGA